In uncultured Methanobrevibacter sp., the following proteins share a genomic window:
- a CDS encoding DUF308 domain-containing protein, with protein sequence MNYTKILGILLIILGVLFIAYPLVSAGVVSIMAGVTLISFGLVVMFNAFTLWSLSTGRSILELIMGFLLILLGFLFFVDLAPLAFLTAYTFYLIAIILIIIGILGIINGEGTSKWASALILIFGIIFFIMGILSINNPLFIVILIGVCLIVRGILFLTLGSAFDKIDSFENN encoded by the coding sequence ATACAAAAATACTTGGAATTTTATTAATTATTTTAGGTGTGCTATTTATAGCTTACCCATTGGTTAGTGCAGGGGTAGTGTCTATAATGGCAGGTGTAACTTTAATATCCTTTGGTTTAGTAGTAATGTTTAATGCATTCACATTATGGAGTTTGTCAACTGGCAGATCAATTCTTGAATTGATAATGGGATTTTTATTGATCTTATTAGGATTCTTGTTCTTTGTTGATTTAGCTCCATTAGCTTTCCTTACCGCATACACATTTTATTTAATTGCTATAATATTGATTATCATTGGTATTCTTGGAATCATTAACGGTGAAGGAACTTCAAAATGGGCTTCCGCATTGATATTGATTTTCGGTATCATTTTCTTCATAATGGGTATTTTATCAATTAACAATCCATTATTCATTGTAATTTTAATTGGTGTATGTTTAATAGTTAGAGGAATTCTTTTCTTAACTTTAGGTAGCGCATTTGATAAAATTGATAGTTTCGAAAACAATTAA